A single Brevundimonas sp. M20 DNA region contains:
- the lpdA gene encoding dihydrolipoyl dehydrogenase has protein sequence MTQTLKTKVLIIGAGTGGYVAGIRCGQLGLDTVLVDGGNGLGGTCLNVGCIPSKAIIHAANKFETVAKAADGGTLGITAAKPAIDLKQTVEWKDGIVRKLNNGVAALLKKAKVKVINGWATFADAKTCTVKTADGDITITAEHVILATGSEPVELPFLPFGGDVISSTEALSLPDVPKKLVVVGGGYIGLELGIAFRKLGAEVAIVEMADRLLPLYDKALTEPVAKWLQKHGVELHLGAKAGSFENGALNVTGADGQALKIKADKVLVTVGRKPRTKGFGLENMGVAMAGPFVKIDDRCATSMKNVWAVGDLTGEPMLAHKGSAQGEVVAEIIAGHDRKFDPVTIAAVCFTEPEIVSAGLGPQDVTGRDDVIQAVFPLMAIGRALAIEAGEDGGFVRVLASKTDHRLLGVQAVGQHVSELSNSFAQMLEMGAVLEDVAGTIHVHPTLGEAFHEASLRALGHAIHI, from the coding sequence ATGACCCAGACTCTCAAAACCAAAGTCCTCATCATCGGCGCGGGCACCGGCGGCTATGTCGCGGGCATTCGCTGCGGCCAGCTGGGCCTCGACACCGTGCTGGTGGATGGCGGCAACGGCCTCGGCGGGACCTGCCTGAACGTCGGCTGCATTCCGTCCAAGGCCATCATCCACGCGGCCAACAAGTTCGAGACGGTGGCCAAGGCCGCTGACGGCGGGACGCTGGGCATCACGGCGGCCAAGCCGGCCATCGACCTGAAGCAGACCGTCGAGTGGAAGGACGGCATCGTCAGGAAGCTGAACAACGGCGTCGCGGCCCTGCTGAAGAAGGCCAAGGTCAAGGTCATCAACGGCTGGGCGACCTTCGCCGACGCCAAGACCTGCACGGTGAAGACCGCCGACGGCGACATCACCATCACCGCCGAGCACGTCATTCTGGCCACCGGCTCCGAGCCGGTCGAACTGCCCTTCCTGCCCTTCGGCGGCGACGTGATCTCGTCCACCGAGGCCCTGTCGTTGCCGGACGTGCCGAAGAAGCTGGTCGTCGTCGGCGGCGGCTATATCGGGCTGGAGCTGGGCATCGCCTTCCGCAAGCTGGGGGCCGAAGTCGCCATCGTGGAAATGGCCGACCGCCTGCTGCCGCTGTACGACAAGGCCCTGACCGAGCCGGTCGCCAAATGGCTGCAGAAGCACGGCGTCGAACTGCACCTCGGCGCCAAGGCGGGTTCGTTCGAGAACGGGGCCCTGAACGTCACCGGCGCCGATGGTCAGGCGCTGAAGATCAAGGCCGACAAGGTGCTGGTCACCGTCGGTCGCAAGCCGCGCACCAAGGGCTTCGGGCTGGAGAACATGGGCGTGGCCATGGCCGGGCCGTTCGTGAAGATCGACGACCGCTGCGCCACCTCGATGAAGAACGTCTGGGCGGTCGGCGACCTGACCGGCGAACCCATGCTGGCCCACAAGGGCTCGGCGCAGGGCGAGGTCGTCGCCGAGATCATCGCCGGCCATGACCGGAAGTTCGACCCGGTCACCATCGCCGCCGTCTGCTTCACCGAGCCGGAGATCGTCTCGGCGGGTCTCGGGCCGCAGGACGTCACGGGCCGCGACGATGTGATCCAGGCCGTCTTCCCCCTGATGGCCATCGGCCGGGCGCTGGCCATCGAAGCCGGCGAGGACGGCGGTTTCGTCCGTGTTCTGGCGTCCAAGACCGACCATCGCCTGCTGGGCGTGCAAGCCGTCGGGCAGCACGTCTCGGAACTGTCCAACAGCTTCGCCCAGATGCTGGAAATGGGCGCTGTGCTTGAGGACGTGGCCGGAACCATCCACGTCCACCCGACGCTCGGCGAGGCTTTCCATGAGGCGTCCCTGCGGGCGCTGGGGCATGCGATCCACATCTAG
- a CDS encoding substrate-binding domain-containing protein, translated as MTRALLAAASAVALLALGACGDNNTATRSGIWAAGSSTVFPFATRVAENFQRTQGGAAPRVEALGTGGGIQAFCQGVGPTTPDIANASRPMKKSEFELCQKNGVTDIVEIKIGYDGIVIATARTGNSFNFRLEDIYLGLAKDVPGADGAFVPNPATTWNQVNPALPNQRIQVYGPPPTSGTRDAFLELGMAPGAKLIPALAALADADKERFETLAHTVREDQQWIDSGENDNAIVQTLTRTPGSLGVFGFSFLEQNMDTVKAETINGVAPSADTIADGTYPLARSLYIYVKKQHVGVTPGLEQFVMEFMSEASAGRGGYLQDRGLVPLPEDQLAAQRAIAQALTVMTAPN; from the coding sequence ATGACCCGCGCCCTGCTCGCCGCCGCCTCGGCGGTCGCCCTGCTCGCCCTCGGCGCCTGCGGCGACAACAACACCGCCACCCGCTCGGGCATCTGGGCCGCCGGCTCCTCGACGGTCTTCCCCTTCGCCACCCGCGTGGCCGAGAATTTCCAGCGCACCCAGGGCGGCGCCGCGCCGCGCGTTGAGGCGCTGGGCACCGGCGGCGGCATTCAGGCCTTCTGTCAGGGCGTCGGCCCGACCACCCCGGACATCGCCAACGCCTCGCGCCCGATGAAGAAGTCGGAGTTCGAGCTGTGCCAGAAGAACGGCGTCACCGACATCGTCGAGATCAAGATCGGCTATGACGGCATCGTCATCGCCACCGCCCGCACCGGCAACAGCTTCAACTTCCGTCTGGAAGACATCTATCTGGGTCTGGCCAAGGACGTTCCGGGCGCCGACGGCGCCTTCGTGCCGAACCCGGCCACCACCTGGAATCAGGTGAACCCGGCCCTGCCGAACCAGCGCATCCAGGTCTACGGCCCGCCGCCCACCTCGGGCACCCGCGACGCCTTCCTGGAGCTGGGCATGGCGCCGGGCGCCAAGCTGATCCCGGCTCTGGCCGCCCTGGCTGATGCCGACAAGGAGCGCTTCGAGACCCTCGCCCACACGGTTCGCGAGGACCAGCAGTGGATCGACTCGGGCGAGAACGACAACGCCATCGTCCAGACCCTGACCCGCACGCCGGGGTCGCTGGGCGTGTTCGGCTTCTCGTTCCTCGAGCAGAACATGGACACGGTGAAGGCCGAGACCATCAACGGCGTGGCCCCCTCGGCCGACACCATCGCGGACGGCACCTATCCGCTGGCGCGCAGCCTCTACATCTATGTGAAGAAGCAGCACGTCGGCGTGACGCCGGGCCTTGAGCAGTTCGTCATGGAGTTCATGTCGGAAGCCTCCGCCGGTCGCGGCGGCTATCTGCAGGACCGGGGTCTGGTGCCGCTCCCGGAAGACCAGCTGGCCGCCCAGCGCGCCATCGCCCAGGCGCTGACGGTCATGACCGCGCCGAACTGA
- a CDS encoding glycosyltransferase family 1 protein, whose translation MRIVLATDAWEPQVNGVVRTLSRITAECRAMGHEVEVVEPSQFKTIPCPTYPEIRLALGAEEEIRERLRAFEPEAVHIATEGPIGIATRRICVEWKLPFTTSYHTKFPEYVSARFPIPVQVGYAYMKWFHKPSGRLMVATPTLRDELTAHGFRNVSPWTRGVDTEQFNPDLPRIYDELGGKDWPRPFFLNVGRVAVEKNIESFLEQDLPGTKIVVGDGPAREELQAKYPEAKFLGARFGEELARCFRDADVFVFPSWTDTFGLVILEAMATGTPVAAYPAHGPIDIIPGSDAGAIDEDLRTACLKALECDRATVRAYAEKFSWRASAEQFIENLQPYPEPDRGRFWRRLRRIARLRRRAAA comes from the coding sequence ATGCGCATCGTTCTGGCCACCGACGCCTGGGAGCCCCAGGTCAACGGCGTCGTCCGCACCCTGTCCCGGATCACGGCGGAATGCCGCGCCATGGGTCATGAGGTGGAGGTCGTTGAGCCGAGCCAATTCAAGACCATCCCCTGCCCCACCTATCCGGAGATCCGGCTGGCGCTGGGCGCGGAGGAAGAGATTCGCGAGCGCCTGCGCGCCTTTGAGCCCGAGGCTGTTCACATCGCCACCGAAGGCCCCATCGGCATCGCCACGCGCCGCATCTGCGTGGAATGGAAGCTACCGTTCACGACCAGCTACCACACCAAATTCCCCGAGTACGTCTCGGCCCGATTCCCGATCCCGGTGCAGGTCGGCTACGCCTATATGAAGTGGTTCCACAAGCCGTCGGGACGGCTGATGGTCGCCACCCCGACCCTGCGTGACGAGCTGACGGCACACGGCTTCCGCAACGTCTCGCCGTGGACGCGGGGCGTGGACACCGAGCAGTTCAACCCCGATCTGCCGCGCATCTATGACGAGCTGGGCGGCAAGGACTGGCCGCGTCCCTTCTTCCTCAATGTCGGCCGCGTGGCAGTCGAGAAGAACATCGAATCCTTCCTCGAACAGGACCTGCCGGGCACCAAGATCGTGGTCGGCGACGGTCCGGCGCGCGAGGAGCTTCAGGCCAAGTATCCGGAAGCGAAATTCCTCGGCGCCCGCTTCGGCGAGGAACTGGCGCGATGCTTCCGCGACGCCGACGTCTTCGTTTTCCCCAGCTGGACCGACACCTTCGGTCTGGTGATCCTCGAGGCCATGGCCACCGGCACCCCGGTCGCCGCCTATCCGGCCCACGGCCCGATCGACATCATTCCGGGCTCGGACGCCGGGGCCATCGACGAGGACCTGCGCACCGCCTGTCTGAAGGCGCTGGAATGCGACCGGGCCACCGTCCGCGCCTATGCCGAGAAGTTCAGCTGGCGGGCCTCAGCCGAGCAGTTCATCGAGAACTTGCAGCCCTATCCCGAACCGGACCGCGGCCGCTTCTGGCGCCGCCTGCGCCGGATCGCCCGCCTGCGGAGACGGGCGGCGGCGTGA
- a CDS encoding Lrp/AsnC ligand binding domain-containing protein, with protein MEKLDPVDRRLLKALQEDGRISNAELARRCNLSPAACFERVRRLREKKVITGYAALIDPAKVGRGLMIFVEVLLDRTTGDMFEAFAEAVRRQPEVLECHMVAGGFDYLIKARVGDMDAYRAFLGDVLVRMPGVRETRTYAVLEEVKATTALPL; from the coding sequence ATGGAAAAGCTTGATCCCGTCGACCGCCGCCTGCTCAAGGCCCTGCAGGAGGACGGCCGTATCTCCAACGCGGAACTGGCGCGGCGCTGCAATCTGTCGCCCGCCGCCTGCTTCGAACGGGTCCGGCGGCTGCGCGAGAAGAAGGTCATCACCGGCTACGCCGCCCTGATCGACCCGGCGAAGGTGGGGCGGGGCCTGATGATCTTCGTCGAGGTCCTGCTGGACCGCACTACCGGCGACATGTTCGAGGCCTTCGCCGAGGCCGTGCGCCGCCAGCCCGAGGTGCTGGAGTGCCATATGGTCGCCGGCGGCTTCGACTATCTGATCAAGGCCCGCGTCGGCGACATGGACGCCTATCGCGCCTTCCTGGGCGACGTTCTGGTGCGGATGCCGGGGGTCCGAGAGACCCGAACCTATGCCGTTCTCGAAGAGGTGAAGGCGACGACGGCCCTGCCTCTTTAA